The proteins below come from a single Nocardiopsis gilva YIM 90087 genomic window:
- a CDS encoding NAD(P)/FAD-dependent oxidoreductase — protein MARPRIVVIGAGFAGLHALRRLERRIPKGMADIVLVAPNDYMLYSPLLPQVASGLLTPQSVAVSLHRMLHRTRIVPGTAIGVDTTDHVVLIKKISDELTYERYDRLILAPGSLTRVFNIPGLSRHGFGNKNLAEAVVLRDHVLAQLELANASRDPAEREERCRFIVVGGGYTGVETAASLRRLTDEAASRYPELRSAIRWHLIDIAPRLLPELGVKLGEETLDLLRNLDIEVTLEDSVRNVTESKVTLTDGRVLPCRTLIWTAGTTPSPLMASVGTPTERGKLLVGSDLATADEPHVFAIGDAAAIPNLDSPEETALCPPTAQYAQRQGVIAAENVISSLLNRPLRPFVHEDMGLVVDLSGKDAVARPFGIDLSGLPAFAVTRAYHLWAVPSAPARARVAANWLIRATLGGEVSRLGFAHGVPSTFVDHVADHYLNAEAARKESARLLDIPVAGG, from the coding sequence ATGGCACGACCTCGTATCGTGGTGATCGGTGCCGGATTCGCGGGGCTGCACGCCCTCCGCCGACTGGAACGGCGCATTCCCAAGGGCATGGCCGACATCGTGCTGGTCGCGCCCAACGACTACATGCTCTACAGCCCGCTGCTGCCGCAGGTGGCCTCGGGGCTCCTCACACCCCAGTCGGTCGCGGTGTCCCTGCACCGGATGCTGCACCGGACCCGCATCGTGCCCGGAACGGCGATCGGCGTCGACACCACCGACCACGTCGTCCTGATCAAGAAGATCTCCGACGAACTCACCTACGAGCGCTACGACCGGCTCATCCTCGCGCCGGGCAGCCTCACCCGGGTCTTCAACATTCCCGGCTTGTCCCGGCACGGCTTCGGCAACAAGAACCTCGCCGAGGCGGTCGTCCTCCGCGACCACGTCCTCGCCCAACTCGAACTCGCCAACGCCAGCAGGGACCCGGCGGAGCGCGAGGAGCGCTGCCGCTTCATCGTGGTCGGCGGCGGCTACACCGGCGTGGAGACCGCCGCCTCCCTGCGCCGCCTCACCGACGAGGCCGCGTCGCGCTACCCGGAGCTGCGCTCGGCCATCCGCTGGCACCTCATCGACATCGCACCGCGCCTCCTCCCCGAACTGGGCGTCAAGCTGGGCGAGGAGACACTGGACCTGCTCCGGAACCTCGACATCGAGGTCACGCTGGAGGACTCCGTCCGCAACGTGACGGAGAGCAAGGTGACCCTGACCGATGGCCGGGTGCTGCCGTGCCGCACGCTCATCTGGACGGCCGGAACCACGCCGAGCCCGCTCATGGCCTCCGTCGGCACCCCCACCGAGCGCGGGAAACTGCTGGTCGGCTCCGACCTCGCCACGGCCGACGAGCCCCATGTCTTCGCCATCGGGGACGCCGCGGCGATTCCGAACCTGGACTCACCCGAAGAGACGGCGCTCTGCCCGCCCACCGCCCAGTACGCGCAGCGCCAGGGCGTCATCGCCGCCGAGAACGTGATCTCCTCACTGCTGAACCGGCCGCTGCGCCCCTTCGTACACGAGGACATGGGGCTGGTGGTCGACCTCAGCGGAAAGGACGCCGTGGCGCGGCCGTTCGGCATCGACCTCTCCGGCCTCCCCGCATTCGCGGTGACCCGCGCCTACCACCTGTGGGCGGTCCCCTCGGCCCCGGCTCGCGCGCGTGTGGCGGCCAACTGGCTGATCCGCGCCACACTCGGCGGCGAGGTGTCCCGGCTCGGCTTCGCCCACGGCGTTCCCTCGACCTTCGTCGACCACGTCGCCGACCACTACCTGAACGCCGAGGCGGCGCGGAAGGAGAGCGCGCGGCTGCTCGACATCCCGGTGGCCGGGGGCTGA
- a CDS encoding heavy-metal-associated domain-containing protein: MATTTITVSGMTCGHCEKAVKEELGALPGVTSVGVDLESGRVSIESEAPLTDEQLAAAIDEAGYEIAG, from the coding sequence ATGGCCACCACCACCATCACCGTCAGCGGCATGACGTGCGGGCACTGCGAGAAGGCCGTCAAGGAGGAGCTCGGCGCCCTCCCCGGCGTGACCTCCGTGGGCGTGGACCTGGAGAGCGGACGCGTCTCCATCGAGAGCGAGGCGCCGCTGACCGACGAGCAGCTGGCGGCCGCCATCGACGAGGCCGGGTACGAGATCGCCGGCTGA
- a CDS encoding metal-sensitive transcriptional regulator has product MATYGYHDNKQSHLNRLRRIEGQVRGLQRMVEDDAYCIDILTQTSAVNKALRSFALSMLDEHLKHCVAHAVANGGEEAEIKVREASDAVARLVRS; this is encoded by the coding sequence ATGGCGACCTACGGCTATCACGACAACAAGCAGAGCCATCTCAATCGGCTGCGCCGCATCGAGGGCCAGGTCCGGGGTCTCCAGCGTATGGTCGAGGACGATGCCTACTGCATCGACATCCTCACCCAGACCTCCGCGGTGAACAAGGCGCTGCGTTCGTTCGCCCTGTCCATGCTGGACGAGCACCTGAAGCACTGCGTCGCCCACGCGGTGGCGAACGGTGGCGAGGAGGCGGAGATCAAGGTGCGCGAGGCTTCCGACGCCGTCGCGCGTCTCGTCCGCTCCTGA
- a CDS encoding DUF2630 family protein — MNDANGRESEILSRIDALVTEERDLREQNEHRLTSQERSRMRELEESLDQCWDLLRRRRALQQYGQDPDAAQPRSADEVRRYRQ; from the coding sequence ATGAACGATGCCAATGGTCGGGAGAGTGAGATCCTGAGTCGGATCGACGCCCTGGTCACCGAGGAGCGCGATCTCCGCGAGCAGAACGAGCACCGGCTGACGTCCCAGGAGCGCAGCCGGATGCGCGAACTCGAAGAGTCGCTCGACCAGTGCTGGGACCTGCTGCGGCGACGCCGAGCACTGCAGCAGTACGGCCAGGACCCCGACGCGGCCCAGCCCCGCTCGGCCGACGAGGTCCGGCGGTACCGCCAGTAG
- a CDS encoding DUF4126 domain-containing protein, giving the protein MLELLTGTGLASAAGLNAYIPLLAVGLIARYTDLLTLGPGWQWLEHPAVLILVGVLLVLELVADKIPAVDSINDVVQTFVRPTSGGLTFGAGAAAVDTTDLASAGTGDGSWWPIVTGIVIALVFHGLKALARPVLNTVTFGAGGPVVSTIEDICSAVMSILAILVPILILVVLPLAVAGGVLLWRRRRRRAAEAKAGLSADADTDPTGGA; this is encoded by the coding sequence ATGCTGGAGTTGCTGACCGGAACCGGTCTGGCGTCGGCGGCCGGATTGAACGCCTACATACCGCTGCTGGCGGTCGGGCTCATCGCCCGCTACACCGACCTCCTCACCCTCGGCCCCGGCTGGCAGTGGCTCGAACACCCGGCGGTCCTCATCCTGGTCGGCGTCCTGCTGGTCCTCGAGCTCGTCGCCGACAAGATCCCCGCGGTCGACAGCATCAACGACGTCGTGCAGACGTTCGTCCGCCCGACATCGGGCGGGCTGACGTTCGGCGCGGGCGCCGCCGCGGTCGACACCACCGACCTGGCGTCCGCGGGCACCGGCGACGGCTCCTGGTGGCCGATCGTCACCGGCATCGTCATCGCGCTGGTCTTCCACGGCCTCAAGGCGCTGGCCCGGCCGGTGCTCAACACCGTCACCTTCGGCGCGGGCGGCCCGGTCGTCAGCACCATCGAGGACATCTGCAGCGCCGTGATGTCGATCCTGGCCATCCTCGTGCCGATCCTCATCCTGGTGGTGCTGCCGCTGGCGGTCGCGGGCGGTGTGCTCCTGTGGCGCCGACGCCGCCGCAGGGCGGCCGAAGCGAAAGCTGGGCTCTCAGCGGACGCGGACACCGATCCGACCGGCGGGGCGTGA